The segment ACGAGGGAAAGCAACGTAAATTCGGCCGCTTCGGGTTGTCTGGTTCTCGCATGGAGTATCTGGAAGTGTACATAAATCTTTAGGGATACGTGTGCTTTGGGACGTTGACTGCTTTCTGTCCTGGCCAGATTGGGAAATGTTTCCTTAATGGAAATGTTAGGTGGAATTGGACTTTGTGGGCAAGTACCCCCGCTCCAACAAATATAGAAAGGGAAGTCTCTAAACAGTAGTCTTTACTATCTAGCTTAACATTCGAAGAGTTTTTCCAGTTTGATAAATCTGAAGTCTCGCTGGAAGGCCGCTGTATTTCAGAACAATCCTGAACAGGGACAGTCCCGAGTAGGAGTGTCTTTTGTCAGGAAATAATTGCAGTTGTCTGCTGGGTAGCAAgccattcattttatttccaaggcgaggtaaactttttaaataaaggtaaTGTTTTTGAACCATTGTTATTGTGATTGGTACCTTTCTATgcaacttcttcctttcctcccatcaGCAGCCAAACAATGAGTTCTTGAAGGCCTTGCCATAATGCTTGGTTCTCTCCTCCTACACAGCCCCTCGCAGTCTACTAATTgacacattttcccaaagaacttGAGTTTCCAGTGTTACTAAGATCATCTCCGTAACTGTTGTGATGACTGTTGGTGATAAAGTTCCATACAGTTTTACGTAAATGAAAAGGAGGGGATTGTGGCTTCATCCTTTGGACTTTGTGGGTGATTTGAagcaaaattttttaagtttcaggtGGATTGTTTCCCCCCGACCTTGGCTTTCACATCTTTCAGGTGGTGCGATTGCAAACGAATTTTAGAAATAACatccaaaaataaaagtaatacaagaaatttttttattatgaactaAACTCTTCCCTCTATTAGTGTGAGTAATTGAAAGATAGCAGTTATTCTTCCAAAAGTACTCAGAGAACTCAGCTGGGACCTGGAGGTTAGATAATGGAAGTATATTTTGCTTTGTAATATACTTCAGTGTGTTAAATGTGAATgttaagtattaaataaaaattgggggtcatggctggctcagttggtggagcatgcactTTTGATCTCAggagttgtgggtttgagccccacgttgggtgtagagataacttaaaaataaaatctgggtgccagggtggctcagttgttgagcatctgacttttcgtttcagctcaggtcatgatcccagggccgtgagATCAAGGCTCCAAgatgagagtggagcctgctggagattctctctctgtgcctctcccctactcgctctcgctctcgctctctaaaaaaaattaaaaaataaaataaaatctttttttttttttaacttttttaacgtttatttatttttgggacagagagagacagagcatgaacgggggaggggcagagagagagggagacacagaatcggaaacaggctccaggctctgagccatcagcccagagcccgacgcggggctcgaactcccggaccgcgagatcgtgacctggctgaagtcggccgcttaaccgactgcgccacccaggcgccccaaaaataaaataaaatcttaaaaaatattactgtctgtaagggcgcctgggtggttcagtcagtagagcatgtgactcttggtctcagggccaCGAGTTCAAGCCACATGCTTGGcatagtttactttaaaaaaacaaacaaataaacaaaacacctaTGTCTGTTAATTCCCATAAGGATACAAAGAAgcttataaaagtaattttataatcAGACTTCTCCAGAGAAGTCATAGAATCTAATGTTTTTTTCGTATTTGCCAAACTTGAAACTTTATTTGGATTGTATCAGTTTTTCCATTAATCACTTTCTGTCCCAGGAGCCAGTACAGGTTCCACGTTGTATTGTTATTTCCGTAGTTTCCTCTGGCATGTGAGGCTTTAAtagtttttcttacttttcatgaccttgacagtctTTACGGTGTCTATGTAGATATCTATGTAGGTATGCTATAAAGTTCCCCAGTCCGGATTTGTCTGGTATTTTTCTCAGGATTAGTCTGGAGCTATGGGTTTTGAGAAAGAATGCCACAAGTGCCCTAATCACATATCAGGATGTACATGATACCCATGTAACATGCATCACTGGTCAAGTTAACTTTCATCATTTGGTTAAGGTAGTGTTACtagatttctccactgtaaagttactgtttttctcttcccataACCTGTTCTCCAGAACAAGTAACTAAGTCTACCCCATGGCAGGGGCTAGGAGCAGCAGCCAACAGCAGGGATTCCATCTCCTGTAGGAAGGagtatttacatataattaaGTGGAATTTTATGAGAAGGGTTTGTTCTCCTTCCCCGTTTATTCAGCCATTTATTGTATGGACTCCTGTACATTTATTTCATACTTAGTGCCTCCAAtagtatgttatttattttgttcaaattgTTGCAGCCTTGGCCATTGAGAACTCTTTCAAGGTTAGCATCTCTGTCCCATTGACTTGTACTACAAGATCCTCATGTTACATTTTCCCTGCCCCAGTCTTAGAATCAGCCATTTATCCAAGGAGCCCTAGTTTCTTTTGTTGGACAATGGTATTTTGAAACTCAGATCCAGGCACTGAGatagagggcgagagagaatcccgagcaggctccgcactgtcagtgtggagcccagcgtggggctcaatccaacgaactgtgagagctgaaatcaagagtcagacacttacctgactgagcccatcatttatttatgttttattccttatatatatgtaaagcagTTTCAAACTTTTTAATCTGTACTCCCTGAAAAACAAGTTTACCAACTAAAGTACAGTGTTTGTGTACAGagtactgatttaaaaaaaaaaaaaaagaatgaggggcacctgggtggctccatcggttaagcatctgacttcggctcaggatcgcacggttcatgagctcatggtccgggctctgggctccatgctaactGCGGGgtctgcatgagattctctctccctctctctctgccctttgctcactcacaccctttctctctcaagcataaaaaatttttttaaaagatgaaatatctGTGTGTTGAGGATAGTTTTAAAGACAATCACACAAGACTTTGTACTCTTTGATGGCCTCATCTTTGTAGAATTGTCTGTTAGGGCTTTGCATCTGCTTGAAGATTTACCCATGGCTCTAAGCACAAAGGATGATACAGATAGTAATTCTGAGAGTAGTGAAATACCCAAATACAGGAAGCTAATAATAGGAAAAGTACCAAGAACCTTGGATAATCGATCTGTCGATAGTGGGCACTTTATGTATGTTCATGCATTTGTGCTGTTTTTGTTAACGTTTGTCTTGtgacattttttataaaatgcctTTCTCGCTGAAATGACTACCATAGTTTCACATCTACCCTGGttattaatggattttttttttctctgaaatcgTAAATACCTTGAGGAATTTCAGCATAGTAATAGATTTGAGTTTTGGCTACTCTGAACAATACTTGTAGGTTTTATTGTTATTGGTGGCATTTTGAAGGAGTAGCAGCTGGGCTTTTGTTAAAGAAAGATTTAATTCACATATTGATGAGGATACCAAAAATGGGCCCTAATTGGTATAATTCCATCTGGATTTGTGGCCAACATTGTGACAAGTTTTAATCTTATTCTTAAGGATGCTGTTCTGTGtagctccttccctcctcttctgccccGTTCCCTTCAAATTTTCTACTCTCTTTGCCAAGAAAATAATGGTTACGTTGCTGCTGTTGTCTTGCTTTTGGATCCAGCTTCTAGTAACTTTACAGTTAACTAGGTTTGCCGTTCATAAATGAAGTAACAGTACTAGCTGGCCACTAGCGAAGAAGTCGTGGCATAATTGAATGTGTTTCTAGCTTCCTGCCTGATTGAGCGTCCCTGTGACACAGGTGTTCTGCATCTTTAAAAGCCTCTTGTTACCAGGGAGCAGCTTTGACTTTTCACACCGGGTGCACATTTGGTACAAGCAGTGAATGAATGTGatgcatgaataaatatttgtgtccAGCCCACACATCTGCTTCTTTCGGTCTCTAGTGAGTTcatcctggttttttgttttgttttgttttgttttccagctgCTGTGACTTACTCGAAGCCTCGATTGGCCACATTTTGGCACTATGCCAAGGTTGAGCTGGTTCCTCCAACCCCTGCTGAGATCCCTACAGCTATTCAGAGCTTGAAAAAAATAGTCAAGAGCGCTCAAACTGGTAGCTTCAAACAGCTTACAGTTAAGGTAACTATAGGCTAAATGAAAACGTATGTGCATAACAGAAAATGTCTTCTCTTGGGATTATTCTGATTGTTTTGGTTAATACATGTATTTTCCAGTGAGGCCGAAACCTAAATAATGAGAGATAATCTGTTTCTTGACTGCTGCGAGAGATATTTACCTTTCTAATTTTGTCATCTGGGTTGAAATAATTCAAGCTATTTTATGTCTTCGTTTCCTATTAGTCGTATAACAAAGAAGTGAGCATTTTTACGGG is part of the Felis catus isolate Fca126 chromosome D1, F.catus_Fca126_mat1.0, whole genome shotgun sequence genome and harbors:
- the ATP5MG gene encoding ATP synthase subunit g, mitochondrial, with the translated sequence MAQFVRNLAEKAPALVNAAVTYSKPRLATFWHYAKVELVPPTPAEIPTAIQSLKKIVKSAQTGSFKQLTVKEALLNGLVATEVWMWFYVGEIIGKRGIIGYDV